A window of the Hypomesus transpacificus isolate Combined female chromosome 10, fHypTra1, whole genome shotgun sequence genome harbors these coding sequences:
- the guk1a gene encoding guanylate kinase isoform X3: MRGYTSGKAMAGPRPVVLSGPSGAGKSTLLKRLMKEYEGIFGFSVSHTTRNPRPGEEHGKDYHYVTREAMQAAIDRGEFIENAEFSGNMYGTSKAAVQAVQARNLICILDIDMQGVKNIKRTDLNPIYVSIQPPSMNILENRLRDRKTESEDSLQKRLEAAHVDMKLSKEPGVFDVVIVNDNLEEAYAKLRDSLLEEIKQVEKNNMPS; this comes from the exons ATGAGGGGATATACGTCTGGAAAAG CTATGGCTGGACCCAGGCCCGTGGTGCTGAGCGGCCCATCCGGGGCGGGCAAGAGCACCCTCCTCAAGAGGCTCATGAAGGAGTACGAGGGCATCTTCGGCTTCAGCGTGTCGC ATACAACGAGGAACCCTCGTCCTGGGGAAGAGCACGGCAAAG ATTACCATTACGTCACGAGGGAAGCCATGCAGGCCGCGATCGACCGGGGGGAGTTCATCGAGAACGCCGAGTTTTCGGGAAACATGTACGGCACGAGCAAAGCTGCCGTCCAGGCCGTGCAGGCCAGGAACCTCATCTGCATCCTGGACATTGACATGCAGGGCGTGAAGAACATCAAGAGGACCGACCTCAACCCCATCTACGTCTCCATCCAGCCTCCGTCCATGAACATCCTG GAAAATCGTTTGAGGGACAGAAAAACGGAGTCTGAGGACAGCCTTCAGAAGCGTTTGGAAGCGGCTCACGTGGACATGAAACTGA GCAAGGAGCCCGGTGTTTTTGATGTTGTTATCGTCAACGATAACCTGGAGGAAGCCTATGCCAAACTTCGGGATTCCCTACTGGAG GAAATCAAGCAAGTCGAGAAGAACAACATGCCCTCTTAA
- the guk1a gene encoding guanylate kinase isoform X1: MAMAGPRPVVLSGPSGAGKSTLLKRLMKEYEGIFGFSVSHTTRNPRPGEEHGKDYHYVTREAMQAAIDRGEFIENAEFSGNMYGTSKAAVQAVQARNLICILDIDMQGVKNIKRTDLNPIYVSIQPPSMNILENRLRDRKTESEDSLQKRLEAAHVDMKLSKEPGVFDVVIVNDNLEEAYAKLRDSLLEEIKQVEKNNMPS; the protein is encoded by the exons ATGG CTATGGCTGGACCCAGGCCCGTGGTGCTGAGCGGCCCATCCGGGGCGGGCAAGAGCACCCTCCTCAAGAGGCTCATGAAGGAGTACGAGGGCATCTTCGGCTTCAGCGTGTCGC ATACAACGAGGAACCCTCGTCCTGGGGAAGAGCACGGCAAAG ATTACCATTACGTCACGAGGGAAGCCATGCAGGCCGCGATCGACCGGGGGGAGTTCATCGAGAACGCCGAGTTTTCGGGAAACATGTACGGCACGAGCAAAGCTGCCGTCCAGGCCGTGCAGGCCAGGAACCTCATCTGCATCCTGGACATTGACATGCAGGGCGTGAAGAACATCAAGAGGACCGACCTCAACCCCATCTACGTCTCCATCCAGCCTCCGTCCATGAACATCCTG GAAAATCGTTTGAGGGACAGAAAAACGGAGTCTGAGGACAGCCTTCAGAAGCGTTTGGAAGCGGCTCACGTGGACATGAAACTGA GCAAGGAGCCCGGTGTTTTTGATGTTGTTATCGTCAACGATAACCTGGAGGAAGCCTATGCCAAACTTCGGGATTCCCTACTGGAG GAAATCAAGCAAGTCGAGAAGAACAACATGCCCTCTTAA
- the arf1 gene encoding ADP-ribosylation factor 1: MGNMFAGLFKMFGKKEMRILMVGLDAAGKTTILYKLKLGEIVTTIPTIGFNVETVEYKSISFTVWDVGGQDKIRPLWRHYFQNTQGLIFVVDSNDRERVNEAREELMRMLAEDELREAVLLVFANKQDLPNAMDAAEITDKLGLHSLRHRNWYIQATCATSGDGLYEGLDWLSNQLKNQK, translated from the exons ATGGGGAATATGTTTGCAGGCCTGTTTAAAATGTTCGGTAAGAAAGAGATGAGAATTCTCATGGTGGGTCTCGACGCCGCAGGGAAAACAACAATTCTTTACAAGCTCAAACTTGGAGAAATTGTGACTACCATCCCAACCATAG GTTTTAACGTGGAAACAGTGGAGTACAAGAGTATAAGTTTTACTGTGTGGGATGTCGGCGGTCAAGACAAAATTCGACCGTTGTGGCGTCACTACTTTCAGAACACACAGG GTCTCATCTTCGTAGTGGACAGCAACGACAGAGAGCGAGTGAACGAAGCCAGGGAAGAGCTGATGAGGATGTTGGCAGAAGACGAGTTGAGAGAGGCTGTGCTATTAGTCTTTGCAAACAAACAG GACCTCCCGAATGCAATGGACGCAGCTGAGATCACAGACAAGCTTGGACTTCATTCCCTCCGCCATAGAAACTGGTACATCCAGGCCACCTGTGCCACAAGTGGGGATGGGCTCTATGAAGGACTGGATTGGTTGTCTAATCAGTTGAAGAACCAGAAATAA
- the c10h1orf35 gene encoding multiple myeloma tumor-associated protein 2 yields MFGSSRSGGVRGGQDQFNWDDVKGDKHRENYLGNSLMAPVGRWQKGKDLTWYAKDKKGGAPLSREEELAAVKEAEQEALMVALGHKNIRRQPTGLTKEDLADVCRREDVDGEERDVDRVSGLGSSSVGSRKLMMSQQEKEAAKIGLSVFTHHKSEVHLESSVKKASENTEKQDVDISHEKKKKKKDKKSKKEKRKKEKKKKRQRQDSLSSSESDFNSKRHRKDHHHHNPSCRSQSGARPNDSHSRGGAKAEHHLPSPQRRHQRHDTDSSDGGSPVPRNRASHKTAPAAPTQSHRRRHDTDSDN; encoded by the exons ATGTTTGGGTCCTCGAGATCTGGAGGTGTAAGGGGAGGTCAAGATCAGTTCAACTGGGACGATGTGAAAGGCGATAAACACAGGGAAAACTACCTTG GGAACTCTCTAATGGCACCTGTTGGTCGATGGCAAAAGGGCAAAGACCTAACCTGGTATGCCAAGGACAAGAAAGGTGGCGCACCTTTGTCCAGAGAAGAGGAGCTTGCTGCTGTAAAAGAAGCAGAGCAGGAGGCTCTTATGGTAGCTCT AGGACACAAAAATATAAGGAGACAACCAACTGGGCTGACCAAAGAG GACTTGGCAGACGTGTGTCGGAGGGAAGATGTAgatggtgaggagagagatgtggaccGTGTTTCAGGTCTTGGAAGCTCCAG TGTAGGATCACGGAAACTGATGATGTCCCAACAGGAGAAGGAGGCTGCCAAGATCGGCTTGTCCGTCTTCACT CACCATAAATCTGAAGTACATCTGGAAAGTTCCGTCAAAAAGGCATCTGAGAATACTGAAAAACAGGATGTAGATATAAG CCatgagaagaaaaagaagaaaaaggacaaaaagagcaaaaaggagaaaaggaagaaggaaaagaagaagaaaagacagCGACAAGACTCTTTGTCATCCTCAGAATCCGACTTTAACAGTAAAAG ACACAGAaaggaccaccatcatcataaTCCATCATGCCGCAGTCAGAGCGGAGCCAGACCCAATGACAGCCATTCAAGGGGGGGGGCAAAGGCCGAGCaccacctcccttccccccaACGACGCCATCAGCGGCATGACACAGACTCCTCCGACGGGGGGTCCCCTGTCCCCCGTAACCGTGCCAGCCACAAGACGGCCCCTGCTGCTCCCACACAAAGCCACAGGCGGCGCCACGACACAGATTCTGACAACTAA
- the guk1a gene encoding guanylate kinase isoform X2 — MSHTKSRPWRKTLWRRYILLGQQALQMYVRYFSRLFSAMAGPRPVVLSGPSGAGKSTLLKRLMKEYEGIFGFSVSHTTRNPRPGEEHGKDYHYVTREAMQAAIDRGEFIENAEFSGNMYGTSKAAVQAVQARNLICILDIDMQGVKNIKRTDLNPIYVSIQPPSMNILENRLRDRKTESEDSLQKRLEAAHVDMKLSKEPGVFDVVIVNDNLEEAYAKLRDSLLEEIKQVEKNNMPS; from the exons ATGTCTCACACGAAAAGTAGACCGTGGAGAAAGACACTTTGGAGACGATACATACTTCTGGGACAACAGGCATTGCAGATGTACGTGAGATATTTTTCAAGGCTCTTCTCAG CTATGGCTGGACCCAGGCCCGTGGTGCTGAGCGGCCCATCCGGGGCGGGCAAGAGCACCCTCCTCAAGAGGCTCATGAAGGAGTACGAGGGCATCTTCGGCTTCAGCGTGTCGC ATACAACGAGGAACCCTCGTCCTGGGGAAGAGCACGGCAAAG ATTACCATTACGTCACGAGGGAAGCCATGCAGGCCGCGATCGACCGGGGGGAGTTCATCGAGAACGCCGAGTTTTCGGGAAACATGTACGGCACGAGCAAAGCTGCCGTCCAGGCCGTGCAGGCCAGGAACCTCATCTGCATCCTGGACATTGACATGCAGGGCGTGAAGAACATCAAGAGGACCGACCTCAACCCCATCTACGTCTCCATCCAGCCTCCGTCCATGAACATCCTG GAAAATCGTTTGAGGGACAGAAAAACGGAGTCTGAGGACAGCCTTCAGAAGCGTTTGGAAGCGGCTCACGTGGACATGAAACTGA GCAAGGAGCCCGGTGTTTTTGATGTTGTTATCGTCAACGATAACCTGGAGGAAGCCTATGCCAAACTTCGGGATTCCCTACTGGAG GAAATCAAGCAAGTCGAGAAGAACAACATGCCCTCTTAA